Proteins from a genomic interval of Candidatus Binatia bacterium:
- a CDS encoding redox-sensing transcriptional repressor Rex has translation MIDPKLEARRLDIAEPLGEVSVPRLYAYHRALRQARAAGKRTITSHGLAALLGHTIASTQIRKDLCSLGTLGRRGQGYAIDPLVEQLAWVLGLEHDWRIAIVGFGYLGRAFAAFITAREQRFNVAAIFDRSPAVVGQSWQGIVVEDVAEMERVLPRCGANIAVISVPAEAAQEIARRVADLGIRAILNFAPMPLQLDAGVIVRNIDLAGEMAILTHRLSVE, from the coding sequence GTGATCGATCCCAAGCTCGAGGCGCGCCGCCTCGACATCGCCGAACCGCTCGGAGAGGTCTCGGTGCCGCGCCTCTACGCCTACCACCGGGCGCTGCGCCAGGCTCGCGCCGCCGGCAAGCGCACGATCACCTCGCACGGGCTCGCCGCGCTCCTCGGGCACACGATCGCGAGCACGCAGATCCGCAAGGATCTCTGCTCGCTCGGCACGCTGGGCCGGCGCGGGCAGGGCTATGCGATCGATCCGCTAGTCGAACAGCTCGCCTGGGTCTTAGGATTGGAGCATGACTGGCGGATCGCGATCGTCGGTTTCGGATATCTCGGGCGCGCCTTCGCCGCGTTCATCACGGCGCGCGAGCAGCGCTTCAACGTCGCGGCGATCTTCGATCGCTCCCCGGCCGTCGTCGGCCAGAGCTGGCAGGGAATCGTCGTCGAGGACGTCGCCGAGATGGAGCGCGTGCTGCCGCGCTGCGGAGCGAACATCGCCGTGATCTCCGTGCCCGCCGAAGCCGCGCAAGAGATCGCGCGGCGCGTCGCCGATCTCGGCATTCGCGCGATCCTCAACTTCGCGCCGATGCCGCTGCAACTCGACGCCGGCGTCATCGTGCGCAACATCGATCTCGCCGGCGAGATGGCGATCCTCACGCATCGCTTGAGCGTGGAGTAG
- the hemB gene encoding porphobilinogen synthase, which translates to MVLRPRRLRRSEVVRGLVRENRVHLEQLVQPLFVVERAADAGPIEAMPGIARFDLAGAVDEARALYSLGIKSVLLFGVPARKDAVASSAYDSDGIVQSTIRAIKVAAPEMLVIADLCCCEYTDHGHCGILDSRGEVENDATVQTLARIALTYAEAGADVVAPSDMMDGRVAAIRGALDAAGERDVAIMAYSAKYASAFYGPFREAAGSTPQFGDRRGYQMDPPNAREALREIALDVAEGADIVMIKPGLPYLDVLRAARDRFDVPLAVFNVSGEYAMLKAAAARGWLDGERAVDELLTSFVRAGADVVITYFAKEYALRRG; encoded by the coding sequence ATCGTCTTGCGCCCGCGGCGGCTCCGCCGAAGCGAGGTCGTCCGCGGCCTCGTCCGGGAGAACCGCGTCCATCTCGAGCAGCTCGTGCAGCCGCTCTTCGTCGTCGAACGCGCCGCCGACGCGGGTCCGATCGAAGCGATGCCGGGGATCGCGCGCTTCGATCTCGCGGGCGCCGTCGACGAAGCGCGAGCGCTCTACTCGCTCGGCATCAAGAGCGTGCTGCTCTTCGGCGTCCCAGCCCGCAAAGATGCCGTCGCGTCGAGCGCCTACGATTCCGACGGCATCGTGCAGAGCACGATCCGCGCGATCAAGGTCGCGGCGCCGGAGATGCTCGTCATCGCCGATCTCTGCTGCTGCGAGTACACCGATCACGGCCATTGCGGCATTCTCGATTCTCGGGGCGAGGTCGAGAACGACGCGACGGTCCAGACGCTCGCGCGCATCGCGCTCACCTACGCAGAGGCCGGAGCCGACGTCGTCGCACCCTCGGATATGATGGACGGCCGCGTCGCCGCGATTCGCGGCGCGCTCGACGCCGCAGGCGAGCGCGATGTCGCGATCATGGCGTACAGCGCGAAATACGCGTCGGCGTTCTATGGGCCGTTCCGCGAAGCGGCCGGATCGACGCCGCAATTCGGCGACCGGCGCGGCTACCAGATGGATCCTCCGAACGCCCGCGAAGCGCTGCGAGAGATCGCGCTCGACGTCGCCGAAGGCGCCGATATCGTGATGATCAAGCCGGGCCTTCCCTACCTCGACGTCTTGCGCGCGGCACGCGATCGGTTCGACGTGCCGCTCGCGGTCTTTAACGTCAGCGGCGAGTACGCGATGCTCAAAGCGGCGGCCGCGCGCGGATGGCTCGACGGAGAGCGCGCGGTCGACGAACTCCTCACGTCGTTCGTGCGCGCCGGCGCCGACGTCGTGATCACGTACTTCGCCAAAGAGTACGCGCTCCGCCGTGGATAG
- the hemA gene encoding glutamyl-tRNA reductase has translation MPITCIGLSHHTAPVEVRERHAFPAARMAEALVALRDYEAVREAAMLQTCGRLEIYAELDDYESGASQIKSFLSNFRHSTTSYDLESYLYTHLGHQAVEHLFRVCTGLDSMLIGEAEILGQVKDAYVAATRAKSLGRTLHRLFREALAAGKAARAQTGIGGESVSIATAAVEVARARLGTLDGSSILVVGAGKMGRTAVKRLRQEGAARVIVANRTISRSRDVVAEAGLGEAVEMPELVDALAAADVVVASTGSSNFVLDEERVAAAMAQRPNRPLFIVDIAVPRDVDPEVANVANVSLVDIDGLKSLVNARLEARREAIPAVEEIIAEYAARFEDWYRSRVAVPVIARLTQKAEAIRVAELERLLARVPDLGERERMLVTGMTMTIVSKLLHSAILRMREQATTDGAEALSSARVLGDLFELDLVDGGE, from the coding sequence ATGCCGATCACCTGCATCGGCCTCTCGCACCACACCGCGCCCGTCGAGGTCCGCGAACGTCACGCGTTTCCGGCAGCGCGGATGGCCGAGGCGCTCGTCGCGCTGCGCGACTACGAAGCGGTGCGCGAGGCGGCGATGCTGCAGACGTGCGGCCGCCTCGAGATCTACGCGGAGCTCGACGATTACGAGAGCGGCGCTTCGCAGATCAAATCGTTCCTCTCGAACTTCCGCCACAGCACGACGAGCTACGACCTCGAGTCGTATCTCTACACGCATCTCGGGCATCAGGCGGTCGAGCATCTCTTCCGCGTCTGCACGGGGCTCGACTCGATGCTGATCGGCGAGGCGGAGATCCTCGGACAGGTCAAAGACGCGTACGTCGCCGCGACGCGCGCGAAATCGCTCGGCCGCACGCTGCACCGGCTCTTCCGCGAAGCGCTGGCAGCCGGCAAGGCGGCGCGCGCGCAGACCGGCATCGGCGGCGAGTCGGTCTCGATCGCGACCGCCGCGGTAGAAGTGGCCCGCGCGCGCCTGGGAACGCTCGACGGCAGCTCGATCCTCGTCGTCGGAGCCGGCAAGATGGGCCGCACCGCCGTGAAGCGCCTGCGCCAAGAGGGCGCCGCGCGCGTGATCGTCGCGAATCGCACGATTTCGCGTTCGCGCGACGTCGTCGCGGAAGCGGGTCTCGGCGAGGCCGTCGAGATGCCCGAACTCGTCGACGCGCTGGCGGCCGCCGACGTCGTCGTCGCATCCACCGGTTCTTCGAACTTCGTGCTCGACGAAGAGCGCGTCGCCGCCGCGATGGCGCAGCGCCCGAACCGCCCGCTCTTTATCGTGGATATTGCCGTGCCGCGCGACGTCGATCCCGAGGTCGCCAACGTCGCCAACGTCTCGCTCGTCGACATCGACGGCCTGAAATCGCTCGTCAACGCGCGGCTCGAAGCGCGGCGCGAGGCGATTCCCGCCGTCGAGGAGATCATTGCGGAGTACGCGGCGCGGTTCGAGGACTGGTATCGCTCGCGCGTCGCGGTTCCCGTCATCGCGCGGCTGACGCAGAAAGCGGAGGCGATTCGCGTCGCCGAACTGGAGCGGCTACTGGCACGAGTCCCCGACCTCGGCGAACGCGAACGCATGCTCGTCACCGGCATGACGATGACGATCGTCTCGAAGCTGCTCCACTCGGCGATCCTGCGGATGCGCGAGCAGGCGACGACCGACGGCGCCGAAGCGCTGTCGAGCGCGCGCGTCTTGGGGGATCTCTTCGAACTCGATCTGGTCGACGGCGGTGAGTAG
- a CDS encoding molybdenum cofactor guanylyltransferase — translation MDSAPAVVLLAGGEATRFPGKLEHRLEGRPMVAHLYERVRALGTAVYIAGNGSFSRETDAMLDAPLIVDRKPRRGPAEALLSACALVRADRIFALAADQPNLDAGVLERLRASWQSGDEAVVPEHDGRIEPLAALYDRRALLREGFELLRGGDRSMRALVARVAARFVAFEGRFFHNVNRSSDLP, via the coding sequence GTGGATAGCGCGCCTGCGGTCGTGCTGCTCGCCGGCGGCGAGGCGACTCGCTTCCCCGGAAAGCTCGAGCATCGCCTCGAGGGACGCCCGATGGTCGCGCACCTCTACGAACGCGTTCGCGCGCTCGGGACCGCGGTCTACATCGCGGGCAACGGATCGTTCTCGCGCGAGACCGACGCGATGCTCGACGCTCCGCTGATCGTCGACCGCAAGCCGCGCCGCGGGCCGGCGGAGGCGCTGCTCTCCGCCTGCGCGCTCGTCCGCGCCGATCGCATCTTCGCGCTCGCGGCGGATCAGCCGAATCTCGACGCCGGCGTGCTCGAACGCCTCCGCGCGTCGTGGCAATCCGGCGACGAAGCGGTCGTGCCGGAGCACGACGGCAGGATCGAGCCGCTCGCGGCGCTCTACGATCGCCGCGCGCTCCTTCGCGAGGGCTTCGAACTGCTTCGCGGCGGCGACCGCTCGATGCGCGCGCTCGTCGCGCGCGTCGCGGCGCGCTTCGTTGCGTTCGAGGGCCGCTTCTTCCACAACGTCAACCGCTCGAGCGACCTGCCGTGA
- the hemL gene encoding glutamate-1-semialdehyde 2,1-aminomutase has product MKLERSIGAFARARGVIAGGVNSPVRALGAVGLSPVFMKSGAGAMLYDLDGHEYIDYVMSWGALLLGHAHPAVTRAIANAATRGTSFGTPTEQESELAEIVISMMPSIERLRFVSSGTEATMAAIRLARGFTRRPKILKFAGCYHGHGDSFLIAAGSGALTHGVPDSPGVTEGTARDTVVLPFNDVAAVEEAFERHAESIAAAIVEPYPGNMGLVLPHPGYLARVRELCTRNGALLIFDEVMSGFRAARGGAQEREQIAPDLTTLGKVIGGGLPVGAFGGRADVMARLSPDGPVYQAGTLAGNPIAMAAGLATMAAIADDATLFERLEEMTERLVDGLSGVLRKHGVPHHAARAGSMFSIFFAPRPVADLDGARESDRELFAKYFGAMLDRGVYLAPSPFETNFLSAAHTRTDLERTIAAADAALSQMRAPA; this is encoded by the coding sequence GTGAAGCTCGAACGCTCGATCGGCGCCTTCGCGCGGGCCCGCGGCGTCATCGCCGGCGGCGTGAACTCGCCGGTGCGCGCGCTCGGCGCGGTCGGCCTCTCGCCGGTCTTCATGAAGAGCGGCGCCGGCGCGATGCTCTACGACCTCGACGGTCACGAATATATCGATTACGTCATGTCGTGGGGCGCGCTGCTCCTCGGCCACGCGCATCCAGCCGTCACCCGAGCGATCGCCAACGCGGCGACGCGCGGCACGTCGTTCGGAACGCCGACCGAGCAGGAGAGCGAACTGGCCGAGATCGTCATCTCGATGATGCCGTCGATCGAGCGGCTGCGCTTCGTCTCGAGCGGCACCGAGGCGACGATGGCGGCGATCCGGCTCGCGCGCGGGTTCACTCGCCGTCCGAAGATTCTAAAGTTCGCGGGCTGCTACCACGGTCACGGCGACTCGTTCCTCATCGCCGCCGGTTCGGGCGCGCTCACGCACGGCGTTCCCGATTCGCCCGGCGTCACCGAAGGGACGGCGCGCGACACGGTCGTGCTGCCGTTCAACGACGTCGCAGCGGTGGAGGAGGCGTTCGAACGCCACGCAGAGTCGATCGCGGCCGCGATCGTCGAGCCGTATCCCGGCAACATGGGGCTCGTGCTGCCGCATCCCGGCTATCTGGCGCGCGTGCGCGAGCTCTGCACGCGCAACGGCGCGCTGCTAATATTCGACGAGGTGATGAGCGGCTTTCGCGCCGCGCGCGGCGGCGCGCAGGAACGCGAGCAGATCGCGCCCGACCTCACGACGCTCGGAAAAGTCATCGGCGGCGGGCTTCCGGTCGGCGCGTTCGGCGGACGCGCCGACGTGATGGCGCGCCTCTCGCCCGACGGTCCCGTCTATCAAGCGGGAACGCTCGCCGGCAATCCGATCGCGATGGCCGCGGGTCTCGCAACGATGGCCGCGATCGCCGACGACGCGACGCTCTTCGAGCGGCTCGAGGAGATGACGGAGCGGCTCGTCGACGGTCTATCCGGCGTGCTGCGCAAGCACGGCGTGCCGCACCACGCGGCCCGCGCCGGTTCGATGTTCTCGATCTTCTTCGCGCCCCGGCCAGTCGCCGATCTCGACGGCGCGCGAGAGTCGGATCGCGAGCTCTTCGCGAAGTACTTCGGCGCCATGCTCGACCGAGGCGTCTATCTCGCCCCGTCTCCGTTTGAAACGAATTTTCTCTCGGCCGCTCACACCCGCACCGACCTCGAACGGACGATCGCGGCCGCCGACGCCGCGCTCTCCCAGATGCGGGCCCCGGCGTGA
- a CDS encoding DUF92 domain-containing protein gives MQIVAGVVLAAIVAAIAHAAGSLTRGGAVAAFVVGAIVFSAGGWPGSAVLFAFFIPSTLLSRVGRARKRSIESDAQHGARNGWQVAANGGVAAFCALAGTHGGALFAAAFAGAFAAASADTWATEIGMLSRSAPVSIVTFESVAPGFSGGVTPLGIAATVAGALWIGAVAAAVHLAPFWCVALGGVAGTLLDSLAGATVQALRWCPRCGRHSEFRRHGCGAPTELRRGVGWIENDAVNFGATLCGAIVAAFASAQFAG, from the coding sequence GTGCAGATCGTCGCCGGCGTCGTGCTCGCCGCGATCGTCGCGGCGATCGCGCATGCCGCCGGGAGTCTCACGCGCGGCGGGGCGGTCGCCGCATTCGTCGTCGGCGCGATCGTCTTCAGCGCCGGCGGATGGCCCGGGTCGGCGGTGCTCTTCGCGTTCTTCATTCCGTCGACGTTGCTCTCGCGCGTAGGGCGCGCGCGCAAGCGCTCGATCGAGAGCGACGCGCAGCATGGAGCGCGCAACGGATGGCAGGTCGCTGCGAACGGCGGCGTCGCCGCCTTCTGCGCGCTGGCGGGCACGCACGGCGGCGCGCTCTTCGCCGCGGCGTTCGCGGGCGCGTTCGCGGCGGCGTCGGCGGATACGTGGGCGACGGAGATCGGCATGCTCTCGCGGAGCGCGCCGGTCTCGATCGTCACCTTCGAGAGCGTAGCGCCGGGCTTCTCGGGCGGAGTGACGCCGCTCGGCATCGCGGCAACGGTTGCGGGCGCGCTCTGGATCGGCGCCGTCGCGGCGGCGGTGCATCTCGCGCCGTTCTGGTGCGTCGCGCTCGGCGGCGTCGCCGGCACGCTGCTCGACTCGCTCGCGGGAGCGACGGTGCAGGCGCTGCGGTGGTGTCCGCGGTGCGGCCGTCATTCCGAGTTTCGGCGTCACGGCTGCGGCGCGCCGACCGAGTTGCGGCGCGGCGTGGGCTGGATCGAGAACGACGCGGTCAACTTCGGCGCGACGCTCTGCGGCGCGATCGTCGCGGCCTTCGCCTCGGCGCAATTCGCGGGATGA
- a CDS encoding MT-A70 family methyltransferase — protein sequence MKAEAHARRLQRRTPAAQHLVLPPLPAKRYDIAYVDPPWYYYGSPIKDAAAAKHYPLMSLEELAAIDVRRMLNSRAAVFLWATCPRLDFAMELIDAWGLHYRGVAYVWVKVNKRGEIIAGQGVMPTFTKPTSELVLVATTHPTGRPFPILDLAQPQVVLAQRGAHSEKPAIFRSMIERLCGRRPRIELFARSRARGWDVWGAEAGAAPAGSRAGAAAR from the coding sequence ATGAAGGCCGAGGCACACGCGCGGCGGTTGCAGCGGCGCACTCCCGCAGCGCAGCATCTCGTCTTGCCGCCGCTTCCGGCAAAGCGCTACGACATTGCCTACGTGGATCCGCCGTGGTATTACTACGGCAGCCCGATCAAAGACGCCGCCGCCGCCAAGCACTATCCTCTCATGTCGCTCGAGGAGCTGGCCGCAATCGACGTACGTAGGATGTTGAACTCGCGCGCCGCGGTCTTTCTCTGGGCGACCTGCCCGCGGCTCGACTTCGCGATGGAGTTGATCGACGCGTGGGGCTTACACTATCGCGGTGTCGCGTACGTCTGGGTGAAGGTGAACAAGCGCGGCGAGATCATCGCGGGCCAAGGCGTGATGCCGACGTTTACGAAGCCGACCTCGGAGCTCGTGCTCGTCGCGACGACGCATCCGACCGGCAGGCCGTTTCCGATTCTCGACCTCGCGCAGCCGCAGGTCGTCTTGGCGCAACGCGGCGCCCACAGCGAGAAGCCGGCGATCTTCCGCTCGATGATCGAGCGTCTCTGCGGGCGGCGGCCGCGCATCGAACTCTTCGCGCGCTCGCGAGCGCGCGGCTGGGACGTCTGGGGAGCCGAGGCCGGCGCCGCTCCCGCGGGGTCACGCGCGGGGGCGGCCGCACGTTGA
- the cobA gene encoding uroporphyrinogen-III C-methyltransferase — protein MSSERGRVSLVGAGPGDPGLLTLRGAQLLRSADVLLYDALASDAIVALAPPSCERIYVGKRAGDHAMEQEEIERLAIAKAREGRHVVRLKGGDPFVFGRGGEEAEALRAAGIAFEIVPGVSSALAAPAYAGIPVTHREHAASFTVFTGHEDPSKPASTLDWAKLADPQRTLVGLMATANLREIARRLVENGLSEDTPAAVVQEGTRPSQRTVLGTLATIADDVAAAKIGAPAVVVIGSVARLRERLRWFDETPLFGKRVLITRAGEQSEAFAHALLERGAQPIAAPAIAIEPADDAGAAERALDELDSFAWLVFTSQNGVDAFFARLESRGADARAIGRAKVAAIGERTADRLRAYGVRADLVPEVFVAEEMARAIVASARRGDRALIYRAQEARDVLPAMLEEAGIAALVVPAYKTVVPPTPGFAESVERADILTFTSASTVRGFAELLGGEDRAASAARGKLVACIGPITARAAEEAGLRVDVVAERYTTAGLLEALEAHAARPV, from the coding sequence GTGAGTAGCGAGCGCGGACGCGTCTCCCTCGTCGGCGCAGGCCCGGGCGACCCGGGCCTGCTGACGTTACGGGGCGCGCAACTCCTGCGCTCCGCGGACGTGCTGCTCTACGACGCGCTCGCTAGCGATGCGATCGTCGCGCTCGCGCCGCCTTCGTGCGAGCGCATCTACGTCGGAAAGCGCGCGGGCGACCACGCGATGGAACAAGAGGAGATCGAGCGGCTCGCGATCGCGAAGGCGCGCGAAGGGCGTCACGTCGTTCGTCTCAAGGGCGGCGATCCGTTCGTCTTCGGGCGCGGCGGCGAAGAGGCCGAGGCCCTGCGCGCCGCGGGCATAGCGTTCGAAATTGTCCCGGGCGTGAGCTCGGCGCTCGCGGCGCCGGCCTATGCGGGGATTCCGGTGACGCATCGCGAGCACGCCGCGTCGTTTACCGTCTTCACCGGACACGAAGATCCCAGCAAGCCCGCCTCGACGCTCGACTGGGCGAAGCTCGCCGACCCGCAGCGTACGCTCGTCGGATTGATGGCGACGGCGAATCTGCGCGAAATCGCGCGGCGCCTCGTCGAGAACGGCCTCTCCGAAGATACGCCGGCCGCGGTGGTGCAAGAAGGCACGCGCCCGAGCCAGCGCACCGTGCTCGGCACGCTCGCGACGATCGCCGACGACGTCGCGGCGGCCAAGATCGGCGCGCCCGCGGTCGTCGTCATCGGCAGCGTCGCGCGGCTGCGCGAGCGTCTGCGCTGGTTCGACGAGACGCCGCTCTTCGGCAAACGCGTGTTAATTACGCGCGCGGGCGAGCAATCCGAGGCGTTCGCGCACGCGCTCCTCGAGCGCGGCGCGCAGCCGATCGCCGCGCCGGCGATCGCGATCGAACCCGCCGACGACGCCGGTGCCGCCGAACGCGCGCTCGACGAACTCGACTCGTTCGCGTGGCTCGTCTTCACCTCGCAAAACGGCGTCGATGCATTCTTTGCGCGGCTGGAGTCGCGCGGCGCCGACGCGCGCGCGATCGGACGCGCGAAGGTCGCCGCGATCGGCGAGCGCACCGCCGATCGTCTTCGAGCCTACGGCGTTCGCGCCGATCTCGTTCCCGAGGTCTTCGTCGCCGAAGAGATGGCGCGCGCGATCGTCGCGAGCGCGCGCCGCGGAGATCGCGCGCTTATCTATCGCGCGCAAGAGGCGCGCGACGTGCTTCCCGCAATGCTCGAAGAGGCGGGGATCGCGGCGCTCGTCGTGCCCGCATACAAGACGGTCGTCCCACCCACGCCGGGTTTTGCCGAGAGCGTCGAGCGCGCCGACATCTTGACGTTCACGAGCGCGAGTACCGTGCGCGGCTTTGCCGAGTTGCTCGGAGGCGAGGATCGCGCGGCGAGCGCGGCGCGCGGCAAACTCGTCGCTTGCATCGGGCCGATCACGGCGCGCGCGGCGGAAGAGGCCGGGCTGCGCGTCGACGTCGTCGCGGAGCGATACACGACGGCCGGTCTGCTCGAGGCGCTCGAAGCACACGCGGCGCGGCCGGTGTAG